The window AGAGACTACCCAGCCTGCTCAGAATACAGTGCTGTCCGTCAGTGTACGCATGGAATGGATTCGGTGGCATTTAACACTTACACAGAGTTCTTTACTCACGCGCACAGTATTTGTTACTATCTACAGAACGAGCTGTGGCAGGAGAGGGCTCAGGACATAATTTTGAGGTATGTGACCCAGAAACGCGTTCTGGTATGTTAGGGCTTGGTAATTTGTGTGTTTTGAAGGGAAGGCAACCTATTTATCTCTGTGCTTCTTGGAAACCTATGGGCTCACCTAACTTCAAAAGTTGGCTTTCGGAATGCCCAGGAATCAACAAAACCTGGTCCTCTTTTAGGTAGTTTACCAACTCTAAAGCTTCCTGATCATAAACTGATCTGTTTCCCCCATCCTCGCCTATCTATTGGCAGCCAAGAGGAAGGTTTGGGAACTAATGGGGACCTAAAAAAGTTACCTTGAGACTGATTTCAAAGGAAAGGTGAGCAAAAAGGTTTATTCCAAGGAAAAATGTAAAGTCACTCCTGGAAAGACTGTAGTGATATGCCCAGATTAAACACACTTGCAATTTATATTAAGGTGTAtagtaatttttttgcaaactgcAAGGCATCTATGCTACAAAaggtaatgggggggggggggggttttttttttttttttaaccctactACAGGTAAAACGCTTCCCGAAACATACAAAAGGTAttgtaaaatggtatttaaattaCAAGAGTTGTGAAATTGCGTTTCAGTCTCAGTGATGGCATAGATGGGGTTCTTTCTCTACCTGCAGGCTGACTGTGAATTCCGATAGTGTAGCCCGCCAGCTAGAAGCTACAAATATTATGGCTGAAGAAATGATGCAGGCACAAAATGCAACTCTGCAGTCTCAGGAGGAAATTTTACGTACTGGACACCTTCTGAAACAAACGCTTCACGAGTCCACCACTGgtgagtcaaaaaaaaaaacttgcatgcaAAATAGTAGAGATGGGGCAAGTGAACAGGCTAGGTATGCGCTTTGGGAGGTTTACATGGGTATGTTGTTTGCAAATACACTAGAGACCACCAATCTTTGGATGGTCACCAGATTTTGCATTCTCCACTGGAAGCCTCTGCTAGTGGAGAACAGTTCTGATAACCATAGAACTCCATCAATAGTACTGATCAGCAGAGCTGTAAGGAATTGTAGGATGCTGATCATTGGACTACCTGTAACCAGTGCCACAAATCAAAAAATGGAGGACTGGAACTTGCAAAAACCTCATAAAAACACAAGGATGGTCCTAAGTCTGAAAGGGAGAAATTTGTCTTAAACTAATGTAAGGTGTATCTCTGTTTGACCCTTGAATGAATAAGCAAAGTTCACAAGGTGAAAAGCTTGCAGTATTTTTACCACAAACGCCAACCCTTTGTCGGAGGAATGGGTGTTGCAAAAAGCTACACCATGACATTACCCATAACTGAATGGATAGAAATCATTGCTCTACTagatagagaaaataaaaattcatactGAATTAATTTAGTTGCTTTCTGCCTCCAGACCAACCATACTTCCTCAATTCCCTTCTTTTAATCATCTAGTGGCCAACATACATTCCATATTCAGCCAAAATTTTGCTTCTTTCTCTACCTGTTTTAGCAAGATTGCACACCTAAGCAAATACACATGTAATAACATACTCCTATAGGACAGCTTGTGCAAAAATCCAAGTCTTAATTATTCTGGTTCTATAAATGGGGAAATTTGCTATTTTGTAACCCTTAATTTGTGCAGGGAAAAGATTATTCTTAACCCAACATATGTTTTAAAGTCATCCTGTGAGTTATACGTAACTGTTTAGTTATACTAAAAGTGGACACTTTAACTTTACTACCCACCTATATTTTTAGGGGTGTGCTTGTCCCTGACTgcacttttttaatgcaatgctTTTGGGACTTTCTCAGCAAAATCTTTTTTGTCTCTCAGGGATGAAGCAAGCTTTTGAGGAAATGCAGCAGTCTGCTAATGAGCAGCGTCTGCTTTACTCTGAAATCTTTAACCGAATCACCTACCTGCATCAGTTTGTTGTAGGGGAATCCAACACACTGTACTCCTTCCTGTATAACCTCATGGGCTGTGCTGCTGCCTTTCTGCTGACTTCCACTAAAAGAACTGCCAATGCCAGGTATGTCCACATCTATGGCTGTACTTTCTTTATAATAGTAACAGGAGATTACATTAGTTTAAGTGCTAACTAAAAACCTTTAACTACAAATGTCCTACTTTCAAAGCTAAGATGTATGATATAGGTTTGCTATAAATCCCAACAACTTTCACTAGATTGAACACCAAGGACAGTTTCATGcccaccattaaaaaaatacatggccctgcacaaaatgttttttaaaaggaaacccCACTAGTACTGACAAGGTAAATATCAGTGGACCAGATGGGTCGCTATATGCACTCtggtcttttaaaatgtttagactaagacttaaaaataatttgagggATCTAGTGACTTTCTAGTGTCAAAATTAATCCTGCATAAAATACTAGTCATTTTTCAAGGCAGAGTCAGCATGACTATTGGGCAACTAACATTTCCAGGAAAAGCCCAGTAATGGCAGCATTTATGTTTCTTTGACCAGTTATTAGTAAATACCCCATTTTACTAGTTCATAAAGTATCCAATACCTGTGCACTTGTTTTAGGTTACTGCCTCAGAACTGAATTTATTAAATCGCCATGGCAGCCTAAGAATGTGAGATCGGAAAAGGTAGCCACCATTTTCTcaagtatttgtttttgttaaagtgTAAACCTTAATGGGCCTGGGAAACCTTGTTGGATTGTTATTGGTTTCTATAGACCCATCAATTATTTTCACTTCCCTATCTGCTCACAGAAACTCGACAAGAAGTAGATGTAAAATCTCTCTAAGAATCCTACCTTTGACCACAACGACAACTCCATTTTTCTGGTGACCACCATATTTTGGACTCGCTTTCTTTCCTGGTGGCCATGTTTAGCAGGATGAACAGTGAGTTTAGATCTCCCCAAATGTAGATACAGAGAGAATAAAATCCAGATTAAACTAACTTTTTTACTGtatccataattaaaaaaaaaaaaaaaaaaaaaaaaaaaagattgacctGGAGTTTTTCCTAAGACTGTCTTTGTCAGCTTGCCAGTGCAGGGCAAAGTGACAAGGTCTCTGCAAAAGGTATCCCCCACCTCCACATTCTTACCATAACTAGTGTTCCCTTGCAGCCAGAAGGAACCCCTAGCTCTTATGGGCACAGGTTAACTTGACCTCCTTCTTTGTGATGGTGCCCCAGCCTTTCAATTGATTCAAAAGCCTGAGCTTTGTTGCAGGGTCAGGGAAATTTCTTGGCCACTCCACCAGGTTGCCAACACAGCCAATTGAAAAGTAGACTATGGAAGAGTCAGGAGCTGTAAAGAAGCACTAGTATGATGAGGATATAGGGTGGTCAGGGGACACCCTTTTCAAAGACCCTGTCACTTAACATGGGTGAGATGATGTCTCTAGGTAAATGGATTACATAGAAGattgatatttgcattttttttttaatgtttttccacAGATTGGCCCTGTTTATCTTGGTTGCTGCTAATGTCTACCTGGAGAGGTTGATCTGCTCCTATATCATGGGCAACACCCAGCCTAGTTATGATCAGAcggtatacaattttttttctaaaatgatctATTCTATTGATGGGGAAATTGAGCATTGAAGCGCAAGTCTTAACTGATTAATCCGTCTGAATTGTACATCTTTCATGGGGGAAATCTAGTATTGGCTATTTATTACCCACTCTTAAAACCCTAGctggtttattttacatatttaatggCTTCAATGCTTTGAGTTTCTAGATGCAGAAAGTGTTCTTCACATAGGTTTGCCTAAAACCAAACCCCATTTTTGTAcatcatggttaaaaaaaaagaaatcagattttttttgcaatacttgACACTTCTCTGGAGCTGTACCTAATGTCTTGCTAGACTAATTTCCATCTTCATTTCCATTCCACTTAATGTTTCCTCTTCCAGGCTAAATGATGTCCAGGGTTTTTCAACCCACTTTTCGAGCCCAGTCTGTCTTGGACATTCCCCCTTGTGGCTAACAGTACTGCTTCATAGTATGGTGCTCCTGCATAATTTCTTAAAGGGAACCTATACTGAAATATATAAGCTACTATTGCTGGgtccaaaaaaaatacagtttacctGGTTGGTATTCTGGGCCAGTGATTCAGAAGGTGTTACAAGGAGAGGATCAGAACAAGTTTATTTGGCTAATTGCAGCACAGCTTAAATAACCAtaagctgcatgcttgtttcaggtgtttGAGTGAAACCAGGAGATGAGCTTTACTCCCAGAGAACTGGCCTTTCCATTGAGCTCAGCAATGGCACCTTGGTTAATTGCTCAGCATTTGATCTAAGAGTTGCTCTTTCCATGAGTAAGGACCACCTAGTGCTGACCCTGTGGATCGCAAGTAGATTGtatgtatagcaaaaaaaaatgggtacAGGAGGGGGGTGTTGAATTTTAAGGGAGTTACATGATTAGAAAGAAACTTACTAGCTGACAGTTTTATAAATGGTATTACAGGCATAACAATATAGGAAGTCCATCACTTGCAGAGTGTGTACATGTatgtcagattttgtttttttaaatggtcaaATTTAAACGAGGACCTCATAGAAGAACTTGGGAATTCCTAGTCATGTGCTCCTTTTGGGTTTGTCCTTAGGAAAATATCGCCTTCTGGGTTGGAATAGCTCGAAAAATCTCCATTTCACTTGGTCTGCTGATCCTGATCTTTTTCTCTGTGACTTATCGTGATGTGCAGCAACAGACAATGGAGGTGCTTCAGGAGATGAAGGAAACAAAAGCTGAGCTACAGAATATCATACAGGGGGCAAGTATGTTTTTCCTCTCAATCAGTTCTAATAATCAAATGGCCAATGCTTGGacaggagaaagaaagaaatcatTGAAggattctttaaataaaatttctaaGGTTTAGGATGGAAGGGCCTATGTTAGTCAGAGACTGCAACAGTATGCCCTTTACTTTTTAGCTTGTTAAGAGATTCCTGGTTTATtctaaatgtgtgtattttggtATGTTTTATAGATGTAACTTTTGTTGTGCATTTTGTGTCCTCTGCAGAGAAGCTGCTTAACCAACCAGGGTCTTTTTCTGACAATACCTTCATGAATGGATCTCTGTTTGGGGATTCTGGGATTTCAGAGATTGCAATTATAAATGTGCCCCCAGTGAAGGGCGATGTACAGCTTGGTGAGCTGACACCTCAATTCTACACACAATCTTTTCCTCTCCCCACAAGCTACCACACACAAGTCTTCTATACTGTTCACACAACTTCAACATCCTGCTCTTTAAAGGCTGAAGGTGGTCTTGATTTGCACCTACAAAAGCACAATACAAAGTGTCTTCCTCTCACAACTGCTTTATAATGCATAGCTCTGACTTTATCTGTACAGAAAATCAGTTGATCAGCAGCACGCCAAAGAGAAGAGCTCGATCTCAAAGTGGAGGACGGAAAAGGGTCAGAGCCGTAGAACCAGCAGTCCACAATGTTCAAGTTGTCCATCCAGTAGTAAGTGTGGATTTATACCGGACACAAAGGCCACTACTAAATTCATGAGGAGTTTCATATATAAATGAAGAAGAGGTGTTCAGAAAAAAGTCAGGACTTCTTTGGTCAGAAAAATCCTGTTAAAGGGATCACACACAGAGGATCTTctagtaaaataattttgcatgcaAAGGTTGTAGTAGAAAATCATTGTGATGTTTTATACCTTCAAAGACCTACTGTGTGGTAGGATCAGGCGCCCAATAAACAGTCAGTTTCCCAATCTTCATTAGCAGCACCCTTAGACATGGCAGtctgaacaaaaaaaaggctCGATAGAGGAATGCCTTCTTCCTACTGTTGATCTACTAAAGATGTTAGAATTCATGGCTGTCATCGTAATCCAGTGGCTTTATTAGGTTTAAATTGCTTTCCTGGAACAGGCCTGCGTATCAGTTGTCCCAGGACACTTGCTGCACCATGCTTGTCACTTCCAAGTCAAAGGGCTTGCTCCCACCGGTGTGTGGGTTAGTATAACTGTTTCCTTGCAGAAACACAAGTGTGGCACACTGTGTTTGCATGGATGTGCTGGATGGCTTATTGTTGATGGCACCTTAACCAGTACCAGTCTGAATGTCAGCAAATGCTTGTGTGCAATCCTGTttctaaaacaatgcaaaatagtCAGTGCAAAAGTGAGCATTGATGTCTCAGTATTATAGAAAATGTAAGTCACCAGCTCTTGAAGAGCCCTTTTGAACAAAGGGTATGCATAGAAATATAGAATACTTTCTACAGTATCATAGATTTTGCATAGTAAAGAATCTTAAGATTAAAACAAACTAGTAATGGGGCTTCCCTGTAGTTAGTAACTCTTAGAGATTTTGCACTAGAATACACTGGAAGGGAAATCTTTCATGAAAAAACACGGGTTGCTAATGCTTGGATTTAACTGCAACATTTGATTTTCTGGCTGTTGTGCTAAATTTAAGATCTATAACCCAGGACAAGTTAAGACTTCCTGATGTGAGTTCTTGTTGAAGAAAAGTATGCACAAGAGTTCTgacaaacctttttttgcaggtaccagtatgtgtttttttttttttttgtttttttgtttgttttttttccaagaggCAACAATGGATGAATCAATATGCATAGTAAATTGATCTGTGGAATTCTAGTTTGTGGTGCTAGTTACTACAAAATGCTCCTTTTCCTTATTTCAGACTACAAGATACAACCTCCGCAGTAGTTTGTCCATGAACGCGAATTCGTCTGCCTTGTAATTGTAATGGTGAATAGCCTGGAATGTTATTACTTTGTCAATTTACACGTTtggcattgtgtttttatttgtggtatgaaataaatgtattaaataaatagcTTGGTAGACATCCTATTTTGTGAACCTTGTAATAGGGGTGTATATATAATTTGTACTAGGTaaaaatatgaaggctgccaGGGTCTTTTTCCCCCCCAGTACTAATTGCTTTGCAGTCTACTTTTGAAACTCAATCCTTTAGATACTTGTTAAAGGCCTATGCCCTAAACTTTGGAAGCCATTGGGTAAGCATGATTGCCAGACAACTTGGTGGAGGAAAAGGAGGTCTTCATATATCTCAGTAACGGCCACCCTCATAAAGATCCAGAACAATTTGCTACAAAAgggaggaaactttttttttttttttttttttttttttttaacagccagTCAAACATGCAGTAAACAATCCAAGATTTTGTATAGACACAAAATGTAGAAATAACATATTTACAGAAGACCATGAAACCAACAATGTGACAACTGGTCACTGAGGAACATTGAAGAGGATGGGGAAATGGCATTATCACATACTTAATATGGACCAAATAAGTCAGGACCCAAATGGACCAAATAAGTCGGGACCCAAAAAGGACTATCAACCACCAACTTGTGAGCTATCATGTCATTTGCCCTTTCAGCCTCACGCATGACCGAGAGATATGCTTGGGTAGTGGTATATTTTATCCAATAAAACCACGTCTTATTAAACTTGTCTGATCTCCCATCTGATGCGATTAGATCCCCCATATTCACGATCTCATTAATCTTTCTGAACCACTGATATATTGTGGGAGGGGAGGATTGCTTCCACAGCACAGAGATACATGCTTTTGCTGCATTTAGGAGATGCAGTGATTTGTGGTACTTTTCCTTAGAGAATGTGGACAGTTGTAATAATGCCAATTCAGGCCTACTAGGGATGTTCACATTTGGGTAATTCCATTATAATATCTGCCACCTGTGACCAAAAGGAAGCCAAATGAAGGCATTCCCAAGATATATGGAATGAACTACCCACCTCTGCCTTGCATCTCTTACACCAAACATTCACATGCAGATAGATTTTAGCTCGAACCGCCGGGACGCTGTACCAATGGGTACGTAACTTATAATTCAGTTCTCTTATGCATTACTAAGTGCAGCTTTATGACCAAAGTACAAGAGTTTATCCTGATGTTCTGGGAGAGTGTAATATTATGATCACTGCCACTTCGTAACAAAAGGTGAGAATGGAGGAGCAGATTCCATCAAAAGTAGCTGGTATGCATATGAGAGTCCCCCGTATTGGGCTTGTACCATGACATCTAAAGCACGCATCATTTCTATGCCTTGCTCAGCTCATGATCTAATTATGTTACAGTTGGAAGGTTTTAGAGGGAAGAGATCTGCATGTAAGTGGAGACTTAATGATAGTTTGCTAAACGAACCGATAATTAgagatgaaatataaataaatcgcAAGATACATCACCTAGTAACAACTGGGAAGCCCATAAGGTTACTATAAGAAGGGAAATTATTAAAATAGGTTCTAGACTAAAGAAAGCTCGCTCTCAACAAATTGAACAAAAATTTTCATGAGTTTCATGAGATCCAAAAAAAGCATAAGGAAAATCCCTCTACTATGCTTAGGGACAACTTGAACAAGCCTACACCGACCCTGAATTTTTTTCTCACAACTAGAGCTGAAAAGTCTATGCGGTGggcaaaacacacattttacaggTGGAGTGACAAACCAGGTAAACTGTTGGTCAATAAATTAAATCCCAGTCTCAAAAATGTTGGTCTTctaaagataaaacataaaaatggacaACTGTCTCAGAACCCTGAAAAAGTCATCTCGGCCTTCTATGATTTCCATAACAAGCTATATGGCAAAAAAGAGGGGGCTGAAACTAAAGGTTGGGCTTCTTTCTTTGATGAATTAGCACTCCCTAAATTGAAATACAGGCATGGAGAGATCTTAGAAATGCCACTTACAGTGGATGAAACTTTGAAAACGCTTAAGCTTTTGAAATCAGGAAGCTCACCTGGCCTTGATGGCTTCTCTAATGTGTACTATAGGAAGTTCGGTCCCACATTGGCCCCTCATGGAGtggaatattttaattatattagagAGGACAACAGGTTGTCATCAGGTGCAAACTCAGCCTATGTTAGTGTATTCCCAAAACCTGGGAGAGATCCCACTGAGGTGTCAAACTATAGACCCATATCTTTCATAAACTGTGATCTAAAAATCATGACTAAGATATAAGCAATACGGCTCTATTCCCTTCTAGGGGTATACGTTCATTCGGACCAAGTGAGCTTTCTATTACATAGGCAAGCTCCAAATCAAACAAGGAGGTCTATTGATCTAATTTCGGTGGTGCCGTCAAATTGGTACCAAGGCCCCTTTAGGAAAGCAATGCTTTTGTCTCTTGATGTCCTGAAAACGTTTGATAGCTTATAGTGGCAATACTTGTTTAAATTGCTCACTGTTATGGGGTTTAGACCATATTTCATTAGATTACTTGAGTCCCTCTATGACTGCCCCACGGCGAGGTTTTCTTTACCAGGCTCTTTGTCTTCTCCCATCCCTATCAGAAAAGGCACCAGGCAAGGTTGTCACCTTTCTCCCTTATTATTCTCATTGGCCATAGAGCCATAAAGCCGATACCTTCCAATCCAAACATTAAAGGCTCATTTGTGGCCAAATAGAACACAAGTTCACTCCCTTTGCGGATGATGTCctattatatttttcttcactACTGATATTATTCAAAGTTTTGGGAGATTTTGCCAAAATATTGGGTCTACATGTTAATAGTGTTAAATCTCAAGCCCTAAACATAAATATCACAGTAGAGGAAACTGAGGTTATTAAAGGCAACTTCAACTTCCAATGGGGTGAGAAATCTCTCAGATACTTAGGAAATCAGTTAACCCCAACATATCACACAATATATCAAGCTAATTATGGCCCGTTATTAAAGACCATTCTCTCAGATTTAGGGAGATGGACTAGGTCACCACCACATCCTGGTTCGGATGTATTGccaccaaaaaaatgaatgttcttcCAAGAATTGTTTACCTTTTCCGCACTTTACCTATTTCAATTTCAGGACCAGTCAATAAACACTTGCAAATGAAAATGATGAACTTTATATGGGGAAGGAAAAGAAGCAGAGTACAGAAAGCGACCGTTTGCTCCTCGATTACAAGGGGGCTTTAGATTTTCccatttatatcattatttcaaGACAGG is drawn from Pyxicephalus adspersus chromosome Z, UCB_Pads_2.0, whole genome shotgun sequence and contains these coding sequences:
- the LOC140344117 gene encoding uncharacterized protein codes for the protein MAGTSSISILLVWASLLWSIRSDPDASIMEKGKSQLLTLHNFAQHPNYGDCWRKALQRVDVGCKQLNEEEQSRIALAFTHCHLERSGRDYPACSEYSAVRQCTHGMDSVAFNTYTEFFTHAHSICYYLQNELWQERAQDIILRLTVNSDSVARQLEATNIMAEEMMQAQNATLQSQEEILRTGHLLKQTLHESTTGMKQAFEEMQQSANEQRLLYSEIFNRITYLHQFVVGESNTLYSFLYNLMGCAAAFLLTSTKRTANARLALFILVAANVYLERLICSYIMGNTQPSYDQTENIAFWVGIARKISISLGLLILIFFSVTYRDVQQQTMEVLQEMKETKAELQNIIQGAKKLLNQPGSFSDNTFMNGSLFGDSGISEIAIINVPPVKGDVQLENQLISSTPKRRARSQSGGRKRVRAVEPAVHNVQVVHPVTTRYNLRSSLSMNANSSAL